From the genome of Segatella hominis, one region includes:
- a CDS encoding DUF5597 domain-containing protein — protein sequence MNKIVLSFLALLCCINIQAGVKLQKQGSATQLVVNDKPMLLLAGELSNSAATSPADIRKALKQMKNSGVNSVFVPAYWEFVEPNEGKYDFALVDSVITTARKHDLKIVFLWFGAWKNSMSCYAPLWVKENTKRFPRSLTENSKPLEICTAFSDNLLQADKRAFCELMKHIKAVDSQENTVIMMQVENEIGMLESARDHSPLAEKAYRQAVPAPLFKALKLKKKGTWAEVFGTDRYADEKFQAYYYAKYVEQLASAGKAIYNIPMYVNAAMNSRGRKPGEYPSAGPLAHLIDIWKCGAPSIDIFAPDIYDTGYKGWVEKYKRADNPFFTPEVKCDINSGVKAYYTFGETDAISFSPFALDEANNKVKNSLRRSYKVIDQLSPILLQHQGKGKNWGLLFDQKDKERIIEDGDITMTCRHFFTLPWDPRATDGSKWPEGGGLIVKLAKNEYIIAGNGIVVVFQSKTEKAQAEEKKLGEDGFVDNGGTETKKQATTFKGKRIGIGYVDQVEVDKNGKLQFIRRDNGDQDHQGRHARISCGDNKILHIKLYEY from the coding sequence ATGAATAAGATCGTATTATCTTTTCTAGCATTATTATGCTGCATCAATATACAAGCTGGAGTGAAACTGCAGAAGCAAGGCTCTGCAACCCAGCTTGTTGTCAATGACAAGCCGATGCTTCTCCTGGCTGGTGAGTTGAGCAACTCTGCCGCAACGAGTCCTGCCGACATCAGGAAAGCATTGAAACAGATGAAGAATAGCGGAGTCAACTCTGTCTTCGTTCCTGCATATTGGGAATTTGTAGAACCTAATGAGGGCAAATATGATTTTGCACTCGTAGACAGCGTCATCACAACTGCCCGTAAGCATGACTTGAAGATTGTCTTCCTATGGTTTGGTGCCTGGAAGAATTCCATGAGCTGCTATGCTCCACTATGGGTAAAGGAAAACACCAAGCGTTTCCCTCGTTCACTCACAGAGAACAGCAAGCCATTAGAGATATGCACAGCCTTCAGCGATAACCTGCTTCAAGCAGACAAGCGAGCATTCTGCGAACTGATGAAGCACATCAAAGCAGTAGACAGTCAGGAGAATACCGTTATCATGATGCAGGTAGAAAACGAAATCGGCATGCTCGAATCAGCCCGCGACCATTCTCCTCTTGCCGAAAAAGCTTACAGACAGGCAGTTCCTGCCCCATTGTTCAAGGCACTCAAGCTCAAGAAGAAAGGTACATGGGCAGAAGTTTTCGGAACAGACCGTTATGCTGACGAGAAATTCCAAGCATATTATTATGCCAAGTATGTAGAGCAGCTAGCCTCAGCAGGCAAAGCCATCTACAATATTCCGATGTATGTAAATGCAGCAATGAACAGCCGTGGCAGAAAACCAGGCGAATATCCTTCTGCCGGACCACTTGCCCATCTGATTGATATCTGGAAATGCGGTGCACCAAGTATCGACATCTTTGCACCAGATATCTATGATACCGGTTACAAGGGATGGGTAGAGAAATACAAGCGTGCCGACAATCCTTTCTTCACTCCAGAAGTGAAATGCGATATCAATAGCGGCGTAAAGGCATATTATACCTTCGGCGAAACAGATGCCATCAGTTTCAGTCCGTTTGCTCTCGATGAAGCTAACAACAAGGTGAAGAACAGTCTCAGACGTTCATATAAGGTTATCGACCAACTCTCTCCTATCCTGCTTCAGCATCAGGGAAAGGGAAAAAACTGGGGATTACTCTTCGATCAGAAAGATAAAGAGCGAATCATCGAAGATGGAGATATCACCATGACCTGCCGTCATTTCTTCACGCTACCATGGGATCCTCGCGCTACAGATGGAAGTAAATGGCCTGAAGGCGGTGGCTTGATTGTGAAACTAGCCAAGAACGAATACATCATAGCAGGTAATGGAATCGTCGTAGTCTTCCAAAGCAAGACTGAAAAAGCGCAAGCTGAAGAAAAGAAACTCGGTGAGGACGGATTTGTAGACAACGGTGGAACCGAAACAAAGAAACAAGCCACAACTTTCAAAGGTAAACGTATCGGTATCGGATATGTAGACCAGGTTGAAGTAGACAAAAACGGCAAATTACAGTTTATCCGTCGTGATAATGGTGATCAGGACCACCAGGGGCGCCATGCCCGCATCTCATGTGGAGACAATAAAATACTCCACATCAAGCTATACGAATACTAA
- a CDS encoding MFS transporter produces MEQTSKESQGFCKLSWLQRIGFGSGDLAQNLIFQTTCMYLLFFYTDIYGLDAVDVSVMFTVGNVANVIWDPIVGALIDKHNPKLGKYRSYLVFVGIPLSGFAILCFWNGFAPSLLYAYITYIAMTLLYTFINVPYGALNSSLTRDTDEITVLTSVRMFMANCGGLAVGSGLPLLIAYFTDQQSDGLPKDPVAWFTTMTIYAVIGLLLLLFCFSQCKERVVMNAEESAKVKISDLWMEFFHNRPLRIIAFFFITAFAMMSIGNAAGAYFMNSNLHGTSEQLSIFMGLGSAPSFIFMPLVPMIKKAIGKKNMFYVFLGIAIVGMAFLYLVAKMEQPSMMLVYIAQFVKSTGVIVATGYMWALVPEVISYGEYKSGKRIAGIVNALTGIFFKAGMTLGSVVAPAILAYVAYNPKTVEQTPEAQEGILWLVCVIPAALLLLAIFIISKYELTDAVIDDINKKIEARHKQEK; encoded by the coding sequence ATGGAACAGACATCTAAGGAATCTCAGGGATTCTGTAAATTGAGCTGGTTACAGCGCATTGGATTTGGTTCTGGTGACTTGGCACAAAACCTCATCTTTCAGACAACATGTATGTACCTGTTGTTCTTCTATACCGACATCTATGGACTCGATGCAGTAGACGTTTCCGTGATGTTTACGGTAGGAAATGTTGCAAATGTGATTTGGGATCCTATTGTAGGAGCCCTTATCGACAAGCATAATCCTAAGTTGGGTAAGTATCGCTCTTATCTGGTATTCGTAGGAATCCCACTTTCGGGCTTTGCCATCCTCTGCTTCTGGAATGGCTTTGCGCCATCCCTGCTCTATGCCTATATCACATACATTGCCATGACATTGCTCTATACATTTATCAATGTACCTTATGGAGCATTGAACTCATCGCTGACACGTGATACCGATGAAATCACGGTGTTGACGTCAGTTCGTATGTTTATGGCAAACTGTGGCGGTTTGGCTGTAGGTTCAGGCCTTCCATTGCTCATTGCATACTTTACCGACCAGCAGTCGGATGGTTTGCCTAAGGATCCAGTGGCTTGGTTTACCACCATGACCATCTATGCCGTCATTGGTTTGTTGTTGCTTCTCTTCTGTTTCTCACAGTGTAAGGAGCGTGTGGTAATGAATGCCGAGGAGAGTGCCAAAGTGAAGATAAGCGACCTTTGGATGGAATTTTTCCACAACCGTCCTTTGCGTATCATTGCCTTCTTCTTCATCACCGCCTTCGCCATGATGTCTATCGGCAATGCGGCAGGAGCTTACTTCATGAACAGCAACCTTCATGGCACCTCCGAGCAGCTTTCCATCTTCATGGGCTTGGGTTCGGCACCATCGTTCATCTTCATGCCACTGGTGCCTATGATCAAGAAGGCAATCGGCAAAAAGAACATGTTCTATGTGTTCCTGGGCATCGCCATCGTGGGTATGGCATTCCTTTATCTGGTAGCAAAGATGGAACAGCCAAGTATGATGCTCGTCTATATTGCCCAGTTTGTTAAGTCAACGGGTGTTATTGTAGCTACGGGTTATATGTGGGCTCTTGTTCCTGAGGTTATCTCTTATGGAGAGTATAAGAGTGGCAAGCGTATAGCAGGTATCGTGAATGCCTTGACGGGCATCTTCTTCAAGGCGGGTATGACCTTGGGTAGTGTGGTGGCTCCAGCCATCCTTGCTTACGTGGCTTACAATCCGAAGACCGTGGAGCAGACTCCTGAGGCTCAGGAGGGTATTCTCTGGTTGGTATGTGTCATTCCAGCCGCCTTGTTGCTGCTCGCCATCTTCATCATCTCGAAGTATGAGTTGACAGATGCGGTTATCGATGATATCAACAAGAAGATTGAGGCTCGACACAAACAGGAAAAGTAA
- a CDS encoding hybrid sensor histidine kinase/response regulator transcription factor produces the protein MKYTKHCLTAFMAIIISLMVWADSGELFTSGKLSSSLINCIVQDKYGYIWVGTEYGLSKFDGYRFTNYLHNEEDTTSITDNIISDLLVDKKGNLWIGCAKGLMRYNYETNDFARLQFPDGRKPRIYSMVESHNGDILLGTAGYGLYSVKDRNTQKGTDNLFTIRQERQYAERDSDVFFTHIYEDKHHYLWQSSHFSIFTRFIKKQGKVQRKDFKSPCGAPVAFIQHRPQTMLIVCMYGIVYYDYRTGRIADAGYDFGGYQNNVTINNATFDHEGNLYISTSEHGVLMIRKGSNRVEQLENSNSSFNLATAFVNDIIEDKDNNLWIGCYKKGLYLINQRQQAFNSWSFSAQNYIIGSSVSSIAQGENGETWCTVQNSGVFCFDASGKIIAHPQSPAGTCIIYKDRRGDYWISNGSALYSYNPHTGTYQQKLTFTSAGIYSMTDDAQGNLYISVYSKGLYIYNVESGKVTVLNMQQRGDKGFLCNDWVRSMALDHTGHLWIGTSNGVSCLNTQTLSFKDFGWHNILKDRQTNGICEGKNGDIIIGTEEGLYLFDRKSNKISGFPHAEALKGKQVCSIIKDQKGDLWVSTTMGIWQYEQKNRQFIGHINGNGLTTREYVLGSSMHTASDLIAFGTSDGITTFYPDVVRAKKMELGDVHLTNFIIDGKPINCMVKDFNIPYSQNSFTLEFSLLNYRNTDNISFQYRINDGKWNSTNEGANAVAFNKLKPGDYTLEVRATSNGRYSKNPTIINIKVCDPWYASPEAYLLYILIIASVILYVIYTYERRRKADLEETKMQFLINATHDIRSPLTLIMGPLNKLKTRLTDAESKQDIDTIDRNAQRLLLLVNQILDERKIDKNQMHLHCQETPLKDFLHGIISLYRFNAQERNITLSLKEDESLSSDKDKLKVWIDRINFDKVISNLLSNAMKYTFDGGEITIIIGKDEKNAIIRVEDTGIGLKEEKTDRLFERFYQGNNSSGLHIEGTGIGLNLSRAITQMHGGTIRAYNRTDGTKGACLEINIPLGKEHLKPEEIQMDEEKINATENCKKKQASKNFNILIVDDDEEIAQYVQAELSEWYHFGYAPNGKEGLKLLFTGKYDLVISDVMMPVMDGITMLKNIKGNSNINDIPVILLTSKSEVDFRLEGLKKGADAFLSKPFNMEELHILIDNLVDNVRRLRGKYTGAMGQKEKIKKIEVKGNNDALMERIMKCINENLTDPDFNVEKLTEKAGISRAQLHRKMKEIAGVSTGEFIRNLRLEQAARLIEEDKINFTQVAYSVGFNNQNHFSTIFKKHFGMSPSEYAETKRNEK, from the coding sequence ATGAAATATACGAAACATTGCCTCACGGCATTTATGGCTATCATCATCTCGCTCATGGTATGGGCAGACAGTGGTGAACTTTTCACATCGGGCAAACTGTCAAGTTCGCTCATCAACTGCATTGTGCAGGATAAATACGGATATATCTGGGTGGGAACCGAATACGGACTCAGCAAGTTTGACGGCTACCGCTTTACCAACTATCTGCACAACGAAGAAGACACAACCTCCATTACCGACAACATTATCTCCGACCTGCTGGTAGATAAGAAAGGTAACCTGTGGATAGGTTGTGCCAAGGGACTGATGCGCTATAATTATGAGACGAACGATTTCGCCCGTCTCCAGTTTCCTGATGGCAGAAAGCCACGTATCTATTCTATGGTAGAAAGTCACAATGGCGATATCCTGCTGGGTACAGCAGGATATGGTCTCTATTCTGTAAAAGACAGAAATACCCAGAAAGGAACAGACAACCTTTTCACTATCAGACAGGAAAGGCAATACGCTGAGCGCGATTCTGATGTATTCTTTACCCATATCTACGAAGATAAGCATCATTATCTCTGGCAGAGTAGCCACTTTTCTATCTTCACCCGTTTCATCAAGAAACAAGGCAAGGTGCAGCGCAAAGACTTCAAATCGCCATGCGGAGCACCTGTGGCTTTCATCCAGCATCGCCCGCAGACCATGCTCATCGTCTGTATGTATGGCATCGTCTATTATGATTACCGGACAGGCCGCATCGCTGATGCCGGCTACGACTTTGGCGGTTATCAGAATAACGTAACCATCAACAATGCTACCTTCGACCACGAAGGCAACCTCTATATCAGCACCTCTGAACATGGTGTTCTCATGATCAGAAAGGGAAGCAACAGGGTAGAACAGTTGGAGAACAGCAACAGCAGTTTCAATCTGGCTACCGCCTTCGTCAACGATATCATCGAAGATAAGGACAACAATCTCTGGATAGGCTGTTACAAGAAAGGTCTGTACCTGATCAACCAGCGCCAGCAGGCTTTCAACAGCTGGAGTTTCTCTGCACAGAACTACATCATCGGCAGCAGCGTTTCATCTATTGCACAAGGCGAAAATGGTGAAACATGGTGTACAGTACAGAACAGTGGTGTGTTCTGTTTTGATGCTTCAGGCAAGATTATCGCCCATCCCCAGTCACCTGCCGGTACTTGCATCATCTATAAAGACCGACGTGGCGATTACTGGATCAGCAATGGTAGCGCACTCTACAGCTACAACCCTCATACAGGTACATACCAGCAGAAACTCACCTTTACCAGCGCCGGCATCTACAGTATGACCGACGATGCACAGGGCAACCTTTACATTTCTGTATACAGCAAAGGCCTATATATATATAATGTGGAAAGCGGCAAGGTTACCGTTCTGAATATGCAGCAAAGAGGCGATAAAGGATTTCTCTGCAACGACTGGGTGCGAAGCATGGCGCTCGACCATACAGGCCATTTATGGATAGGAACCTCTAATGGAGTTTCCTGTCTCAATACCCAAACGCTCAGTTTCAAGGATTTCGGATGGCACAACATTCTGAAAGACAGACAGACGAATGGTATCTGCGAAGGAAAGAACGGCGATATTATCATCGGTACGGAAGAAGGACTCTATCTGTTTGACAGAAAGAGCAATAAGATTTCAGGCTTTCCTCATGCCGAAGCGTTGAAAGGCAAGCAGGTCTGCAGCATCATCAAAGACCAAAAGGGTGACTTGTGGGTAAGTACAACCATGGGCATCTGGCAGTATGAACAGAAGAACAGACAGTTTATCGGGCACATCAACGGCAACGGACTTACTACCCGTGAGTACGTGCTGGGCTCTTCCATGCATACCGCCAGCGACCTTATCGCCTTCGGAACCAGTGACGGTATTACAACCTTCTATCCTGATGTTGTCAGGGCCAAGAAGATGGAATTGGGAGATGTACATCTCACCAACTTCATCATCGACGGAAAGCCAATCAACTGTATGGTCAAAGACTTCAACATTCCTTACTCCCAGAATTCATTCACTCTGGAGTTCTCGCTGCTCAACTACAGGAACACCGATAATATCAGTTTCCAATATCGCATCAACGACGGCAAATGGAACAGCACCAATGAAGGAGCCAATGCCGTAGCATTCAACAAGTTGAAACCGGGCGACTATACGCTGGAAGTGAGAGCTACCAGCAATGGCAGATATTCCAAGAATCCTACCATCATCAACATCAAGGTATGCGACCCTTGGTATGCATCACCCGAGGCATATCTCCTCTATATCCTGATCATAGCAAGCGTCATCCTGTATGTTATCTATACATACGAGCGCCGCCGCAAGGCAGACCTGGAAGAAACCAAGATGCAGTTCCTCATCAATGCCACCCACGACATCCGCTCGCCGCTGACATTGATCATGGGGCCGCTCAACAAGCTGAAAACAAGATTAACAGATGCCGAAAGCAAACAGGATATCGATACCATCGACCGCAATGCCCAGCGCCTCCTGCTTCTGGTAAACCAGATACTTGATGAGCGAAAGATAGACAAGAACCAGATGCATCTCCATTGCCAGGAGACTCCGCTCAAGGATTTCCTGCATGGCATCATATCGCTTTACCGCTTCAATGCACAGGAGCGCAACATCACCCTTTCGCTCAAAGAAGACGAAAGCCTCAGCAGCGACAAAGACAAACTGAAGGTTTGGATAGACCGCATCAACTTCGACAAGGTTATCTCCAACCTGCTCTCCAATGCCATGAAGTATACCTTTGATGGCGGCGAAATTACCATTATCATAGGTAAAGACGAAAAGAATGCCATCATCAGGGTAGAAGATACAGGCATCGGACTGAAAGAAGAGAAGACCGACCGGCTCTTCGAACGTTTCTACCAGGGGAACAACAGCAGCGGACTCCATATCGAAGGAACAGGTATCGGTCTAAACCTCAGTCGAGCAATTACTCAGATGCATGGAGGAACAATCAGGGCATATAACCGTACTGATGGAACCAAGGGAGCTTGCCTTGAAATCAATATTCCTTTAGGAAAAGAGCACTTGAAACCAGAGGAAATACAGATGGATGAAGAAAAAATAAATGCAACAGAAAACTGCAAGAAGAAACAAGCCAGCAAGAATTTCAACATACTCATCGTTGATGATGACGAAGAAATTGCTCAATATGTTCAAGCAGAACTGAGCGAATGGTATCATTTCGGCTATGCTCCAAACGGAAAAGAAGGACTGAAACTTCTTTTCACTGGGAAATATGATTTGGTTATCAGTGATGTCATGATGCCTGTAATGGATGGTATCACCATGCTCAAAAACATCAAGGGAAACTCGAATATAAACGACATTCCGGTGATTCTACTCACTTCTAAAAGCGAAGTAGATTTCAGACTGGAAGGCTTGAAAAAAGGCGCAGATGCTTTTCTCTCCAAGCCTTTCAACATGGAAGAACTACATATTCTCATAGACAATCTTGTGGATAATGTCCGCAGACTACGAGGTAAATACACAGGAGCCATGGGACAAAAAGAGAAAATAAAAAAAATAGAGGTTAAGGGAAACAACGATGCATTGATGGAACGAATCATGAAGTGCATCAACGAAAATCTTACGGACCCAGACTTCAATGTCGAGAAATTAACAGAAAAGGCTGGTATCAGTCGTGCACAACTACATCGGAAAATGAAAGAAATTGCGGGTGTTTCTACCGGTGAATTCATTAGAAATCTAAGATTGGAGCAAGCCGCCCGCCTTATTGAAGAAGACAAGATCAACTTCACACAAGTGGCATACTCTGTAGGTTTCAACAACCAAAACCACTTCTCGACTATCTTCAAAAAACACTTCGGCATGTCACCATCTGAATATGCTGAAACAAAAAGAAATGAAAAATAA
- a CDS encoding SGNH/GDSL hydrolase family protein — protein MIKRIIKCFSLAFLLAAQNQMTFAQNVWKGSWATAVEWTGKGDMPKESLSNRSCRQVVHVSFGGEELRVKLSNEQSKEPVEIKSVYIADTDKDSNWFVNGKTVKYLKFNGKKNVTIAPGKAIFSDDLKYALKSGQRLTITIDYGKQTPVNATSHRGSRTTSYIVNGLHRTPKPMDKSFDDGEEVDHWYNLSAIDVKTDKATPVVAILGNSITDGRGSTTNHQNRWTDFLSDALNKERPYGVLNLGIGGNCVVEGGLSEPAMKRFDRDILGQTGVDKLIIFEGTNDIGCSSKNYEQIADTLIACYKVLINKAKARGIKVYGATITPTKGNCWYSFWHEAIRQTVNEWIRKGGFFDEIIDFDELTRDPQDPQRLKPDYSDDWLHLNPKGYEAMGKFAADKLK, from the coding sequence ATGATAAAGCGGATAATAAAGTGTTTTTCTTTGGCATTCTTGCTCGCAGCACAGAATCAGATGACATTTGCACAGAATGTATGGAAAGGTTCTTGGGCAACAGCAGTAGAGTGGACGGGAAAGGGTGACATGCCTAAGGAGAGCTTGAGTAACCGCTCTTGCCGACAAGTAGTTCATGTATCTTTTGGCGGAGAGGAACTCAGAGTGAAGCTCAGCAATGAGCAGAGTAAGGAGCCGGTAGAAATCAAATCGGTGTATATTGCAGATACCGATAAGGACAGCAACTGGTTTGTGAATGGTAAGACCGTGAAGTATCTCAAGTTTAATGGCAAGAAGAATGTAACCATCGCTCCAGGCAAGGCTATCTTCTCTGATGATTTGAAGTATGCCTTGAAGAGTGGACAGCGCCTCACGATTACCATCGACTATGGCAAGCAGACTCCAGTGAATGCAACATCTCATCGTGGATCTCGCACTACATCTTATATAGTAAACGGTTTGCATCGTACTCCTAAACCGATGGATAAGAGTTTTGATGATGGCGAGGAGGTGGATCACTGGTACAATCTTTCTGCCATTGATGTGAAGACCGATAAGGCTACTCCTGTGGTGGCTATCCTCGGAAACTCTATTACCGATGGCCGTGGAAGTACTACCAACCATCAGAACCGTTGGACAGATTTCTTGTCGGATGCATTGAACAAAGAGAGACCATACGGAGTTTTGAATTTGGGAATCGGAGGCAACTGTGTGGTAGAAGGGGGACTGAGTGAACCTGCAATGAAGCGCTTCGACCGTGATATCCTGGGGCAGACAGGTGTGGATAAGCTCATCATCTTCGAAGGAACCAATGACATTGGTTGTAGTAGTAAAAATTACGAGCAAATTGCTGATACTTTGATTGCTTGTTATAAAGTATTAATAAATAAAGCAAAAGCAAGGGGTATCAAAGTGTATGGTGCAACTATAACTCCTACAAAGGGGAACTGTTGGTATTCTTTTTGGCATGAGGCGATACGACAAACTGTTAATGAGTGGATAAGAAAGGGTGGCTTCTTCGATGAAATCATTGATTTTGATGAGTTGACACGTGATCCGCAAGACCCACAACGCCTAAAACCCGATTATTCGGATGATTGGTTGCATCTTAATCCAAAAGGATATGAAGCAATGGGTAAGTTTGCTGCAGATAAATTGAAATAA
- a CDS encoding alpha-glucuronidase — protein MKKYLILSLAFAFTLTTNAQNFFQKTSDGSMLWLNKQGYNTCLVKGMTDKDATLSIAKDELTKYYKGKEVSIRVDPLLNLGEGYMLTDSSIIASSSIGILYGAYDLLRLQETGNLSHLSKTEKPAVNLRILNHWDNLDGSIERGYAGKSIWKWDEIILDKAGEFKNISKDLRNRLITYARSNASIGINGAVLNNVNASPQMMTSEYLHKVKVIADIFRPYGIRVYLSINFASPMALGYTKTADPLDMKVQLWWKKKAKEIYASIPDFGGFLVKANSEGQPGPGDYHRNHADGANMLADALKPFGGIVMWRSFVYGANHKGEDRVKQAVSEFKYQDGKFRDNVILQSKNGPLDFQPREPYAPIFDNIHQTPQIAELQITQEYLGQSKHLVYLAPMWKEFFRFVSPDKLKGIAGVSNIGDNANWCGHPFSQANWYAFGRLAWNPSISSEEIAHEWLIQTYECKDERFTKPVEMMMLTSREACVNYMMPLGLHHIFKFDHHYGPEPDGFKAEYPLEWCPVYYHQADSNGIGFNRSSDGTDAVGQYPEPYRSQYDNIQTCPEEYLLWFHHVPWNYRMKSGSTLWQELCMKYNMGVAMVEVYRDYWHTAAKQYMKGHEQEWQHTDSLLNVQLENAKEWRNTCLKYFQTFSKMKIYE, from the coding sequence ATGAAGAAATATCTTATTTTATCACTTGCATTTGCGTTTACTCTAACAACAAATGCCCAGAATTTTTTCCAGAAAACAAGCGACGGCTCTATGCTTTGGTTAAACAAACAAGGCTACAACACCTGTTTGGTAAAAGGAATGACTGACAAGGATGCAACCCTTTCCATTGCCAAAGACGAACTCACCAAATACTACAAGGGCAAAGAAGTAAGCATCAGAGTTGACCCACTTCTCAACCTTGGCGAAGGCTATATGCTGACAGATTCCAGTATCATAGCCAGCAGTTCCATTGGTATTCTCTATGGTGCCTATGATTTACTACGCCTACAAGAGACTGGTAATCTCTCTCATCTTTCCAAGACAGAAAAACCTGCCGTAAACTTGCGAATACTCAACCATTGGGATAATCTTGATGGCAGCATTGAGCGCGGCTATGCAGGAAAAAGTATTTGGAAATGGGATGAAATCATATTAGATAAAGCCGGTGAATTCAAGAATATCAGTAAGGACTTACGTAACCGCCTCATCACCTATGCCCGCTCCAATGCATCCATCGGCATCAATGGCGCAGTACTTAACAATGTGAATGCTTCGCCCCAAATGATGACTTCGGAATACCTTCATAAAGTAAAAGTTATCGCAGATATTTTCCGTCCATACGGCATTCGGGTATATCTCAGTATCAACTTCGCCTCACCGATGGCTCTTGGTTACACGAAGACAGCCGATCCATTAGATATGAAAGTACAACTGTGGTGGAAAAAGAAAGCCAAGGAAATCTATGCATCTATTCCTGATTTCGGTGGTTTTCTCGTTAAAGCCAATTCTGAGGGACAACCAGGGCCAGGCGACTATCACAGAAACCATGCCGATGGCGCCAATATGCTTGCTGATGCACTGAAACCATTTGGTGGCATCGTGATGTGGAGAAGTTTTGTATATGGCGCCAATCACAAGGGAGAAGACAGAGTAAAACAAGCTGTAAGCGAATTTAAATATCAAGATGGAAAATTTCGCGACAACGTCATCCTGCAATCAAAAAATGGTCCGCTTGACTTTCAACCTCGTGAACCATACGCACCCATCTTCGACAATATCCACCAAACTCCTCAGATTGCGGAGTTGCAGATTACCCAGGAATATCTCGGGCAGTCCAAGCATCTTGTTTACCTGGCACCTATGTGGAAGGAGTTCTTCCGCTTTGTCAGTCCAGACAAGTTAAAGGGTATTGCAGGCGTTTCTAATATAGGAGACAATGCCAATTGGTGCGGTCATCCTTTCTCTCAAGCCAACTGGTATGCCTTTGGACGTTTGGCATGGAATCCATCGATTTCATCGGAAGAAATCGCCCACGAATGGCTGATACAGACCTACGAATGTAAGGATGAAAGATTCACAAAACCAGTAGAAATGATGATGCTTACATCACGAGAAGCCTGTGTCAACTACATGATGCCACTCGGCTTGCACCACATATTCAAATTCGACCATCACTATGGACCAGAACCTGATGGTTTCAAGGCCGAATATCCTCTGGAATGGTGCCCAGTATATTATCATCAGGCAGATAGCAACGGAATCGGTTTCAACCGTTCATCTGACGGAACTGATGCCGTAGGTCAGTATCCGGAGCCTTATCGCAGCCAGTACGACAACATCCAAACCTGTCCTGAGGAATATCTCCTCTGGTTCCATCATGTGCCATGGAATTATAGGATGAAGTCGGGCAGCACACTCTGGCAGGAACTCTGCATGAAGTACAACATGGGCGTAGCAATGGTAGAAGTTTACCGTGATTACTGGCACACTGCTGCCAAGCAGTATATGAAAGGTCATGAGCAGGAATGGCAGCATACCGATTCATTGCTCAATGTGCAGTTGGAAAACGCCAAGGAATGGCGCAATACCTGTCTCAAGTATTTTCAAACCTTTTCTAAAATGAAGATTTATGAATAA